Proteins encoded within one genomic window of Methanomassiliicoccales archaeon:
- a CDS encoding endonuclease V — protein sequence MAEITSGPSVSVAFDLEDHDMAQLVYQATTQIPRGMVSTYGAIARALGDIRAARAVGMILSGNPTPIVVPCHRIVYNDGKVGWYAGKGCGRERKESLLREEGIDINEGQVVDLKDRLFLDFDIEPLLTKMRLRQEELSPKVVREDDFAEPNAFAGLDVAYRGNDGYAVKVIQDASTGEIVGSGLEKAKVLFPYVPTYLTYRELPILSRLIDRTMQGMIHFIDGQGMLHPRRFGIACHLGVCMDVPTVGVAKSLLVGKVEENGSEESPILLEGEVLGIRLTLPHRHPLYISVGHRVSLETAVDLVRKATKDRARDPLGIADRLSKEQRRTSMAMEG from the coding sequence ATGGCGGAGATCACTTCTGGGCCGAGCGTTTCTGTCGCATTCGATCTTGAGGACCATGATATGGCCCAACTGGTCTATCAGGCCACCACCCAGATCCCCAGAGGGATGGTCTCGACCTATGGAGCAATTGCCCGGGCGCTGGGGGACATCAGAGCGGCAAGGGCGGTCGGCATGATCCTCTCCGGGAACCCGACCCCCATCGTAGTGCCCTGCCACCGGATCGTCTACAACGATGGGAAGGTGGGCTGGTATGCAGGCAAAGGATGCGGAAGGGAAAGGAAGGAGTCCTTGCTGCGTGAAGAAGGGATCGATATCAATGAGGGTCAAGTGGTCGATCTCAAAGATCGCCTTTTTCTGGATTTTGACATCGAACCTCTGCTGACCAAGATGCGGCTGAGGCAGGAGGAACTGAGCCCGAAGGTGGTGAGGGAGGATGACTTCGCCGAGCCTAACGCCTTCGCAGGATTGGATGTTGCTTATCGAGGCAACGATGGGTATGCGGTCAAGGTCATCCAAGACGCTTCGACCGGGGAGATAGTGGGCAGCGGCCTGGAAAAGGCAAAGGTCCTGTTCCCGTACGTACCGACCTACCTTACCTACCGGGAGCTGCCCATCCTTTCGCGTTTGATCGACAGGACCATGCAAGGAATGATCCATTTCATCGACGGACAGGGAATGCTGCATCCGCGGAGGTTTGGGATCGCTTGTCATCTCGGTGTCTGTATGGACGTTCCCACGGTTGGAGTGGCCAAGAGCCTCCTCGTGGGGAAGGTCGAGGAGAACGGTTCAGAAGAGTCGCCCATACTGCTCGAGGGAGAGGTCCTGGGAATCAGGCTGACCTTGCCGCACCGACATCCCCTTTACATCTCGGTGGGTCATCGGGTCTCCCTCGAGACCGCGGTGGATTTGGTCCGCAAGGCTACAAAGGACCGGGCCAGGGATCCGTTGGGTATCGCGGACCGGCTATCGAAGGAACAGCGCAGGACCTCAATGGCGATGGAGGGATGA
- a CDS encoding Lrp/AsnC family transcriptional regulator, giving the protein MRQIEEGMRLIDHLDDKIIEILKKDSRRPFVEIATELNVSEGTIRSRVKKLFEEGVIQSFTIKTSSKNVKALIEVKIDVNVNTSEVAGNIAKFEGVSEVFEVTGEEDIVAIIDVTSSPQLNEIIERIRRFDNVQSTRTRLILKEHFGGE; this is encoded by the coding sequence TTGCGACAAATCGAAGAAGGGATGCGTTTGATCGATCATCTCGACGACAAGATCATAGAGATATTGAAAAAGGATTCCAGGAGGCCCTTCGTGGAGATAGCCACGGAGCTCAACGTATCAGAGGGAACGATACGCAGCCGGGTGAAAAAGCTCTTCGAAGAAGGGGTTATCCAGAGCTTCACCATCAAAACGAGCAGCAAGAATGTCAAGGCCCTGATCGAGGTGAAGATCGATGTGAACGTTAACACGTCGGAAGTCGCAGGAAACATTGCGAAGTTCGAAGGAGTGTCCGAGGTATTCGAGGTCACGGGAGAGGAGGACATCGTAGCGATAATCGATGTGACCTCGTCGCCCCAGCTTAACGAGATCATCGAAAGGATACGCCGCTTCGACAACGTACAATCAACAAGGACCAGACTGATCCTGAAAGAACACTTTGGAGGCGAGTGA
- the lysA gene encoding diaminopimelate decarboxylase — protein sequence MRDFKSDKGQMIIGGVKATDIAAKYGTPVYVTDEDALRGNFQRIDKAFQKNMPTRIHYACKANTNLSLLRILQQEGSCIDAVSVYEARLCLQAGFAPDRILYTGVMVSDKEMQQVVDLGIPINVDSINQLRRLAVMDNKHPISFRVNPGVGAGHHQHVVTGAKTTKFGVPKEQILDTYQEALSLGFEPFGIHAHIGAGVQETGPFLQVTQVLVDIANSIRENLGLTLETIDIGGGIGIPYHLEDNHMDVDALSSEVTGYIRKNCYVRKLAIEPGRYLVADTTVLLTTVGDIKEHPEKTFAGVDAGFNTLIRPAFYGSFHHVAVANKFGARATFNYDIVGPICETGDFIARDRMLPQIELGDLIAVYDAGAYGFTMASNYNSRPLPAEVLVKDGQMNRIREAQTLDDLTAHQKVPGRLMV from the coding sequence ATGAGAGATTTCAAGAGTGACAAGGGTCAGATGATCATTGGCGGAGTGAAGGCGACCGATATCGCCGCAAAATACGGTACTCCGGTCTATGTTACCGACGAGGATGCTCTTAGAGGCAATTTCCAGCGCATCGACAAGGCATTCCAGAAGAACATGCCCACGCGGATCCACTATGCATGCAAGGCGAACACCAACCTATCCCTGCTGCGCATCCTGCAGCAGGAAGGGTCTTGCATCGACGCCGTGTCCGTGTATGAGGCCAGATTGTGCCTGCAGGCCGGGTTCGCCCCGGACCGGATCCTCTACACCGGGGTAATGGTCTCGGACAAGGAGATGCAGCAAGTGGTCGACCTGGGCATCCCCATCAATGTGGACTCGATAAACCAGCTGAGACGGCTGGCGGTAATGGACAATAAACATCCCATATCGTTCCGGGTCAATCCCGGGGTGGGAGCAGGGCATCACCAGCATGTGGTGACCGGGGCCAAGACCACGAAGTTCGGCGTTCCTAAGGAACAGATCCTCGACACATATCAGGAAGCGCTTTCCCTGGGATTCGAGCCGTTCGGCATCCACGCCCACATCGGGGCGGGCGTGCAGGAGACCGGGCCCTTCCTCCAGGTCACCCAGGTACTGGTCGACATCGCCAACAGCATCCGGGAGAATCTGGGGCTGACCCTGGAGACGATCGATATCGGAGGGGGGATCGGCATTCCCTACCATCTGGAGGACAACCACATGGACGTTGACGCTCTGTCCTCCGAAGTGACCGGCTACATCAGGAAGAACTGCTATGTGAGGAAACTGGCCATCGAACCGGGGCGCTACCTGGTGGCCGACACCACGGTCCTGCTGACCACGGTGGGGGACATCAAGGAGCATCCGGAGAAGACCTTTGCCGGAGTGGACGCCGGGTTCAACACGCTGATACGGCCCGCCTTCTACGGCTCCTTCCACCATGTGGCAGTGGCCAACAAGTTCGGGGCCAGGGCGACGTTCAACTACGACATCGTCGGACCGATCTGCGAAACCGGGGACTTCATCGCCCGGGACAGGATGCTGCCCCAGATCGAGCTCGGGGACCTCATCGCGGTATACGACGCGGGGGCGTACGGATTCACGATGGCCTCGAACTATAACTCTAGACCGCTTCCGGCGGAGGTACTGGTCAAGGATGGCCAGATGAACCGGATCCGGGAGGCTCAAACGCTGGACGACCTTACCGCCCACCAGAAAGTACCGGGAAGGCTGATGGTGTGA
- a CDS encoding phosphoglycerate kinase, with protein sequence MKEFNTLDDFNFKDKTVILRVDINCPLNKQDLSLEDDNRIVQVLPTIRELLENGAKVVIIAHQGRMGDWDYCPLDQHARALSEHLGFEVPYVDDLYGEEAKKAIRSMRSGSAIVLKNVRSMECEQEKMTMEEHSRSDLVQNLAPLADYYVSDAFGAAHRAHCSLIGFQAILPSAAGRLLEKELTALGEVFDQPKRPCVFVLGGSKFTDSIKVIDRVLNMKIADWVILVGLSANALLKARGVDLGPASEEILMKEFTPENLDAARKLLHEKGSKILLPHDVAVDAKGKRLEVKVGDLPSEYPIMDIGSHSTAKFSKVVQGAGTVFMSGPAGVFEREEFSIATKELMNAAVSGHAFTVIGGGHTVSAAEKFGLFDRFSYVSTGGGALETYLLGKPMPVVEALKVAYERELAKCKAK encoded by the coding sequence ATGAAAGAATTCAACACTCTCGACGATTTCAATTTCAAGGACAAGACTGTCATACTCAGGGTGGACATCAATTGTCCGTTGAACAAGCAGGACCTGTCCCTGGAGGACGACAACCGTATCGTTCAAGTGTTGCCCACGATCAGGGAGCTCTTGGAGAACGGTGCTAAAGTCGTGATCATCGCCCATCAGGGCCGTATGGGGGATTGGGACTATTGCCCATTGGACCAGCATGCCAGGGCTCTGAGCGAGCACCTTGGTTTCGAAGTACCCTATGTGGACGATCTGTATGGTGAAGAGGCCAAGAAGGCGATCCGATCGATGCGATCGGGCAGTGCCATCGTTCTTAAGAACGTTCGGTCCATGGAATGTGAGCAGGAAAAGATGACCATGGAAGAACATTCCAGGTCCGACCTGGTGCAGAACCTGGCGCCGCTGGCCGATTATTATGTTTCCGACGCCTTTGGGGCGGCACATCGGGCCCACTGCTCCCTTATCGGCTTCCAGGCCATCCTGCCCTCCGCGGCCGGAAGGTTGCTGGAGAAGGAACTCACTGCGCTGGGTGAGGTCTTTGACCAGCCGAAGAGGCCGTGCGTGTTCGTCCTGGGCGGTTCGAAGTTCACCGATTCGATCAAGGTCATCGACCGGGTCCTTAACATGAAGATCGCTGACTGGGTTATATTGGTGGGCCTCTCGGCCAATGCTCTCCTGAAGGCAAGAGGTGTCGACCTCGGGCCGGCAAGCGAGGAGATACTGATGAAGGAGTTCACCCCCGAGAACCTGGACGCGGCGAGGAAACTCTTGCACGAGAAAGGGAGCAAGATCCTGCTCCCTCACGATGTCGCTGTGGATGCCAAGGGAAAGAGGCTCGAGGTAAAGGTCGGGGATCTGCCTTCCGAATACCCGATAATGGATATCGGTTCCCATTCGACGGCTAAGTTCTCCAAGGTCGTCCAAGGCGCTGGCACCGTGTTCATGTCCGGTCCGGCCGGTGTCTTTGAGCGCGAGGAGTTCTCCATCGCGACCAAGGAACTGATGAACGCAGCCGTTTCTGGGCATGCCTTCACCGTGATCGGAGGCGGGCACACCGTGAGCGCCGCGGAGAAGTTCGGGCTATTTGACCGATTCTCCTATGTGAGCACCGGGGGAGGGGCGCTGGAGACATATCTTCTCGGCAAACCGATGCCAGTGGTTGAGGCGCTCAAAGTTGCGTACGAGCGCGAACTGGCAAAATGCAAGGCCAAGTAA
- a CDS encoding 2-dehydropantoate 2-reductase, translated as MQITIFGAGALGSVLGGMMAESHTVTMVCRDDHAREINADGLWLDGLVEKKAFPKAEVRVDGLPVQDLIIVTVKAYDTRIALRAIAGLMGPDTSLLIIQNGLTILRDVKELRPGASVGIASLGADYIGPGHVRLTGLGEIAIGNPEDPDDPVSEAMESLRCTGIPYRRSADIRPDVWKKGVISSCINPITALTRKRNAILVDDTEINHLARICFKESFNTGVTAGQLGPEDMTFSDVEKVVRATAGNRSSMLQDVERGKRTEIDHINGEIVREGALTGLDLQVNTMLVRLVSALSP; from the coding sequence ATGCAGATCACCATATTCGGGGCGGGGGCGCTCGGAAGCGTGCTCGGAGGGATGATGGCTGAAAGCCACACTGTGACCATGGTCTGCCGCGATGACCATGCCCGGGAGATCAATGCGGACGGCCTATGGTTGGATGGATTGGTGGAGAAGAAGGCGTTCCCTAAGGCAGAGGTGCGAGTCGACGGACTGCCGGTCCAGGACCTGATCATTGTCACGGTGAAGGCCTACGATACCAGAATCGCTTTGCGTGCGATCGCCGGCCTTATGGGTCCAGACACATCCCTTCTCATCATCCAGAACGGACTGACCATATTGAGGGATGTGAAGGAACTGCGGCCTGGAGCATCGGTAGGAATAGCCAGCCTGGGTGCCGATTATATAGGACCGGGACATGTCAGGCTGACCGGCCTGGGGGAGATCGCCATAGGGAATCCAGAAGATCCCGATGACCCGGTCTCAGAGGCGATGGAGTCGTTACGCTGCACCGGAATTCCGTACCGCCGATCCGCCGACATCCGACCGGACGTCTGGAAAAAAGGAGTCATCAGCTCCTGCATCAATCCCATCACCGCCCTCACCAGGAAGCGGAACGCCATCCTCGTGGACGACACGGAGATCAATCACCTGGCAAGGATCTGTTTTAAGGAGTCTTTCAACACCGGAGTGACCGCTGGCCAGCTTGGGCCCGAGGATATGACGTTCTCGGATGTGGAAAAGGTAGTGCGGGCAACGGCCGGGAACCGTTCCAGCATGCTCCAGGATGTGGAAAGAGGCAAGAGGACAGAGATCGATCACATCAACGGGGAGATCGTCCGAGAAGGAGCCCTGACCGGCCTCGATCTTCAGGTCAACACGATGCTGGTCCGTCTGGTGTCTGCACTCTCACCTTAG
- the dapA gene encoding 4-hydroxy-tetrahydrodipicolinate synthase produces MLKGTATAIITPFKDNGEVDEEGLRELVRLQEEGGVDAIVPCGTTGESATLTHKEHVKVIEIVVDQVKRAKVIAGAGSNATHEAIHLTKAAKDLGVDAVLSISPYYNKPTQRGIFMHYEAVAKAVDIPIIVYNVPGRTGSNIAPTTVKKLADIPGIVGIKEASGNLNQIMQILAEVPKSFDVISGDDSLTFPMMAMGAKGVISVASNVAPKLVSDMTHHVMAGEYSKARDIHFKLLPLFTNLFIDSNPIPVKTAVRMMKRPSGIFRLPLCEMDQNNQEVLRKTLTDLGLL; encoded by the coding sequence ATGTTGAAAGGAACTGCAACGGCGATCATCACACCGTTCAAGGACAATGGAGAGGTCGACGAGGAAGGCCTGCGCGAACTGGTGAGACTGCAGGAAGAAGGAGGCGTGGACGCCATCGTTCCCTGCGGAACGACCGGCGAATCGGCCACCCTGACGCACAAGGAGCATGTCAAGGTGATCGAGATAGTGGTCGACCAGGTGAAGAGGGCCAAGGTCATCGCGGGAGCGGGGAGCAACGCCACCCATGAAGCGATACATCTCACGAAGGCGGCCAAAGACCTCGGTGTCGATGCCGTGCTGTCGATATCGCCTTACTACAACAAGCCCACCCAGAGAGGCATATTCATGCACTATGAGGCCGTGGCGAAGGCGGTGGACATCCCGATCATCGTATACAATGTTCCAGGCCGTACCGGTTCGAACATAGCCCCAACGACAGTGAAGAAGCTGGCGGACATACCGGGCATCGTGGGCATCAAGGAGGCCTCTGGTAACCTGAACCAGATCATGCAGATATTGGCGGAGGTCCCGAAATCTTTCGACGTGATATCCGGAGATGATTCCCTTACGTTCCCGATGATGGCCATGGGGGCGAAGGGAGTGATATCGGTAGCGTCCAACGTGGCACCGAAGCTCGTATCCGATATGACCCACCATGTAATGGCCGGAGAATACTCCAAGGCCAGGGACATCCATTTCAAGCTGCTGCCCCTGTTCACCAACCTGTTCATCGACAGCAATCCGATCCCGGTCAAGACCGCGGTACGCATGATGAAGAGGCCGTCAGGCATATTCCGCTTGCCGCTGTGCGAGATGGACCAAAATAACCAGGAGGTCCTGCGCAAGACGCTGACCGACCTTGGACTGCTATGA
- a CDS encoding aspartate kinase — protein sequence MIKVMKFGGTSVGSGEAMERTSDIIKREPAKKAVVVSAMSGVTNSLIAAMKDMESEPRGMVEKLREKHMQAATGRMDENNMAAFQLRLDDRLEKLHDLLEFYHKNEDRIMIQDAVQSWGERLSSLTLTYILRSKDVEAVPILSEEAGIVATGMPGNGTADLMATSKNLMATIAPMINEGWVPIITGFYGCERLGRPLTFGRGGSDYSGSVVANGLDADVLEIWTDVTGFMSADPRIVPEAKTIHDMDYGEAAELAYFGAKVLHPRTIEPAKRKNIPVWVKNTFKPDAYGTKIFSMKTAGTTLLRSVAMKTDLVVVKFYSSEIAYQPSLLTRLLETVNANGVSTYAVSTSLSTLAVALPSSSIAEVMERVGSLKEDIESVTVKEDMALICAVGDRLLENVGSAAKVFAAVAAVGANVEMISEGASDVALNFVVPSSRAIDVIRKLHEMYIG from the coding sequence ATGATCAAGGTCATGAAGTTCGGAGGCACCAGCGTTGGTTCCGGGGAGGCCATGGAGCGTACCTCCGACATAATCAAGAGAGAACCAGCGAAGAAGGCAGTGGTCGTTTCAGCCATGTCAGGGGTCACCAATTCCCTTATCGCTGCCATGAAGGACATGGAATCGGAGCCGCGCGGCATGGTGGAAAAGCTGAGAGAAAAGCACATGCAGGCCGCCACCGGCAGGATGGACGAGAACAACATGGCTGCATTCCAGCTCAGGCTGGACGATCGGCTGGAGAAACTGCACGACCTCTTGGAGTTCTACCACAAGAACGAGGACCGGATCATGATCCAGGATGCGGTCCAGTCGTGGGGAGAAAGGCTGTCCTCCTTGACACTTACGTACATCCTCCGCTCCAAGGACGTGGAGGCTGTCCCGATCCTGTCTGAGGAGGCGGGCATCGTGGCAACTGGCATGCCGGGAAACGGCACGGCTGACCTGATGGCGACCTCCAAGAACCTGATGGCGACGATCGCGCCGATGATCAACGAGGGGTGGGTCCCGATCATCACCGGCTTCTACGGCTGCGAACGGTTGGGCCGGCCGCTCACGTTCGGCCGTGGCGGCTCGGACTATTCCGGATCGGTCGTGGCGAACGGCCTCGATGCCGATGTCCTGGAGATATGGACGGACGTGACCGGTTTCATGAGCGCGGATCCGCGCATCGTTCCCGAGGCCAAGACCATACATGATATGGATTATGGTGAAGCGGCCGAACTGGCGTACTTCGGTGCCAAGGTCTTACATCCCCGCACCATCGAGCCAGCAAAGCGCAAGAACATTCCCGTTTGGGTCAAGAACACCTTCAAGCCGGACGCCTATGGCACCAAGATATTCAGCATGAAGACCGCCGGGACGACGCTATTAAGGAGCGTAGCGATGAAGACCGATCTGGTAGTGGTCAAGTTCTATTCATCGGAGATCGCCTACCAGCCGAGCCTGTTGACCAGGTTACTGGAAACGGTCAATGCCAACGGCGTATCCACCTATGCGGTATCAACATCACTATCCACATTGGCGGTAGCATTGCCCTCCTCCTCGATCGCCGAGGTCATGGAGCGGGTCGGTTCCCTCAAAGAGGACATTGAGTCGGTGACCGTCAAGGAGGACATGGCGCTCATATGCGCCGTAGGCGACAGACTGCTGGAGAACGTCGGTTCCGCTGCGAAGGTGTTCGCCGCGGTGGCGGCAGTGGGAGCGAACGTGGAGATGATCTCGGAGGGGGCGTCGGACGTGGCGCTCAACTTCGTCGTTCCCAGCTCCAGGGCCATAGATGTGATAAGAAAACTTCACGAGATGTACATAGGGTGA
- a CDS encoding aminotransferase class I/II-fold pyridoxal phosphate-dependent enzyme, with product MAFEQATRLKKLPPYLFAEIEEKVRVKKNEGLDIIDFGIGDPDLPTPAPIIEEIKKQLDDPENHRYPSSSGEADARQAVADWYERRFGVNVDPQGQVAILIGSKEGLANICRAFVNPGEKVLCPDVAYPVYSAGAATLCDAVPVRFPLRAENKFLPNLDHLPSDARMLYLNYPNNPTGATCGRDFLRKAAMWALETDTIFCYDNAYSEMTFDGYEAPSVLECCKSNEAIEFGSLSKTFNMTGYRIGYAVGDANLIAGLKKTKSQIDSGAPKFIQKAMVMALNMYATKEKPECVKKNIEIYQHRRDVLVGGLRKLGFKVDPPLGTFYLWLKIDGSSMKFAEKMLSVGVVVTPGVGFGEGGEGYIRMATTQPAERIEEALERMRKVL from the coding sequence ATGGCGTTCGAACAAGCTACCAGATTGAAGAAGTTACCACCATATCTTTTCGCGGAGATCGAGGAAAAGGTAAGGGTCAAGAAGAACGAGGGACTGGACATCATCGATTTCGGCATCGGGGACCCCGACCTGCCGACCCCGGCCCCGATCATCGAGGAGATCAAGAAGCAGCTGGACGACCCGGAGAACCATCGCTATCCGTCCAGCAGCGGCGAGGCTGACGCGCGCCAGGCGGTGGCGGATTGGTACGAGAGGCGCTTCGGGGTCAATGTGGACCCGCAGGGACAGGTGGCCATACTCATCGGTTCCAAGGAGGGACTGGCGAACATATGCCGGGCCTTTGTCAATCCAGGCGAGAAGGTGCTATGCCCAGATGTGGCATATCCAGTCTATTCGGCGGGAGCGGCGACCCTATGTGACGCGGTTCCGGTGAGGTTCCCGCTCCGGGCGGAGAACAAATTCCTCCCCAACCTGGACCATCTGCCGTCCGATGCAAGGATGCTGTACCTGAACTATCCGAATAACCCGACCGGAGCTACCTGCGGGAGGGATTTCCTCCGGAAGGCGGCCATGTGGGCATTGGAGACGGACACCATCTTCTGCTACGATAACGCATATTCGGAAATGACCTTCGATGGCTATGAGGCCCCCAGTGTACTGGAATGCTGCAAGAGCAACGAGGCCATCGAGTTCGGTTCGCTGTCCAAGACGTTCAACATGACCGGTTACCGTATCGGCTATGCGGTCGGCGACGCGAACCTGATCGCCGGACTGAAGAAGACCAAGTCCCAGATCGACTCCGGAGCGCCCAAGTTCATCCAAAAGGCCATGGTCATGGCCCTGAACATGTATGCGACCAAGGAGAAACCGGAGTGCGTCAAGAAGAACATAGAGATCTACCAGCACCGCCGGGACGTACTGGTCGGCGGCCTGCGGAAGCTCGGTTTCAAGGTCGATCCGCCCCTGGGGACATTCTACCTCTGGCTTAAGATAGATGGCAGCTCCATGAAGTTCGCCGAGAAAATGCTCAGCGTCGGGGTGGTCGTCACTCCGGGGGTCGGCTTCGGGGAAGGTGGCGAAGGATACATTCGCATGGCAACGACCCAGCCGGCGGAGCGTATCGAAGAGGCGTTGGAAAGGATGCGGAAGGTCCTCTGA
- a CDS encoding DUF5788 family protein, with the protein MAKGDGDGNGSEHLTESERRAIISRIHSLLFWVGKLVPQHEIVEGRQIDLRDVIFQFISKEKPTPEDIQGAKDLADLLEKKARDLEKQLSDHEVTKANAYRLLDEICGLLRGVDELRNSHGDLAVYQKTALMAKVRDERRWLQFVEQLKLK; encoded by the coding sequence ATGGCCAAAGGCGATGGAGATGGGAACGGTTCAGAACATCTTACTGAAAGCGAAAGGAGGGCCATCATCTCCCGGATCCATTCACTGCTCTTCTGGGTGGGCAAACTGGTCCCCCAACATGAGATCGTCGAGGGTAGACAGATCGACCTGAGGGATGTGATCTTTCAATTCATATCCAAGGAGAAACCAACGCCCGAGGATATCCAAGGCGCCAAGGACCTGGCGGACCTACTTGAGAAGAAGGCGCGAGATCTGGAGAAACAGTTGAGCGACCATGAAGTGACCAAAGCAAATGCATATCGACTGCTGGACGAGATTTGCGGCCTTCTGAGGGGAGTGGACGAGCTCAGGAATTCTCATGGAGACCTAGCGGTGTATCAGAAGACCGCTCTGATGGCGAAGGTCAGGGACGAAAGGAGATGGCTGCAATTCGTGGAACAGCTCAAGTTGAAATAG
- the dapF gene encoding diaminopimelate epimerase produces MKFWKYHGIGNDFVILDNFDGSANKDPAWVRSVCDRRFGIGADGILYVERSARADATMSILNSDGSVAEMCGNGIRCMAKHLYDFGMVKKKHMTIDTLAGIKTIECTVTGDHVTDVKVGMGAAELECSKVPMRCPGKFIDSVLEIGGRKIRGTAVSMGNPHFITFQEFTDEEQERLAPLIQSDDSFPKRTNVEFVKSSNGILTVKVLERGAGWTMACGTGACATAVAAALQGLVPYESEIEVRLPGGSLWIAVSKDLGSVTMRGPAARVFQGETE; encoded by the coding sequence GTGAAGTTCTGGAAGTATCACGGGATCGGCAACGATTTCGTTATCTTGGACAATTTCGACGGCAGCGCCAACAAGGACCCGGCATGGGTGAGGTCGGTGTGCGACCGCCGCTTCGGTATAGGGGCGGACGGCATACTATACGTGGAACGCTCAGCCCGGGCCGATGCCACAATGAGCATCCTGAACTCAGACGGTTCCGTGGCGGAGATGTGCGGAAATGGCATCCGATGTATGGCAAAGCACCTTTACGACTTCGGCATGGTCAAGAAGAAGCACATGACCATTGATACACTGGCCGGGATCAAGACCATCGAATGTACGGTGACCGGGGACCATGTCACCGATGTCAAGGTGGGCATGGGAGCCGCCGAGCTGGAGTGCTCCAAGGTCCCGATGAGGTGTCCTGGCAAGTTCATCGATTCTGTGCTGGAGATCGGCGGCAGGAAGATCCGGGGGACCGCGGTCTCCATGGGAAACCCCCATTTCATCACGTTCCAGGAGTTCACTGACGAAGAGCAGGAGAGGCTCGCCCCCCTAATCCAGTCAGATGACTCGTTCCCCAAGAGAACGAACGTAGAATTCGTTAAATCATCGAATGGAATATTGACGGTCAAAGTGCTCGAAAGAGGCGCTGGCTGGACCATGGCCTGCGGGACCGGCGCGTGCGCGACGGCGGTCGCCGCCGCCCTCCAGGGACTAGTCCCGTACGAGAGTGAGATCGAGGTCAGATTGCCCGGAGGCAGCCTGTGGATCGCGGTATCAAAGGATCTTGGTTCCGTGACCATGAGAGGCCCGGCGGCCAGAGTGTTCCAGGGCGAAACGGAGTAG
- the dapB gene encoding 4-hydroxy-tetrahydrodipicolinate reductase, whose product MDTIRVCVAGATGKLGSMVCSLVQARSDMRLVGAIVSASGGHVGKEIAPGVKAVGPEGLEAALRETDVFVDVTNPAVAPGNLAIASAMGVNCVVGTTGIGEGTLNDLSERVSRSGTSAVVSPNFSVGVNVFWKACDVLARSLEGYEVEIIEVHHDKKKDAPSGTAMKAAEIISKATDVDKFVYGRQGVVGARGREIGIHAVRAGDVVGEHTVIFAGNRERIELTHRAHSREAFAEGCITAIGWVVSKKDGRIHTMAEVLGL is encoded by the coding sequence ATGGACACGATTCGTGTGTGCGTGGCCGGAGCCACCGGTAAACTCGGGTCCATGGTATGCTCTTTGGTCCAGGCCCGTTCGGACATGCGCCTGGTCGGGGCGATAGTGTCCGCCAGCGGCGGCCACGTTGGCAAAGAGATCGCCCCCGGGGTCAAGGCTGTCGGGCCAGAAGGCCTCGAGGCCGCCCTCCGGGAGACCGATGTGTTTGTCGACGTCACAAATCCAGCGGTGGCCCCGGGGAACCTGGCCATTGCGTCGGCCATGGGAGTGAACTGCGTGGTCGGCACCACCGGTATCGGTGAGGGAACATTGAACGATCTCTCGGAGAGGGTGAGCCGGTCAGGCACTTCGGCAGTGGTATCACCCAACTTCTCTGTCGGTGTCAATGTGTTCTGGAAGGCCTGTGATGTTCTGGCCAGATCACTGGAGGGCTATGAGGTGGAGATCATCGAGGTGCACCATGACAAGAAGAAGGATGCTCCATCTGGAACGGCCATGAAGGCAGCGGAGATCATCTCCAAGGCCACCGACGTCGACAAGTTCGTCTATGGTAGACAAGGCGTCGTCGGGGCCAGAGGCCGGGAGATCGGCATACACGCGGTACGTGCCGGTGATGTCGTGGGAGAGCATACCGTGATCTTTGCGGGCAACCGGGAAAGGATCGAGCTTACCCACCGGGCCCATTCCCGGGAAGCGTTCGCTGAGGGATGCATCACCGCCATCGGATGGGTCGTATCCAAGAAGGACGGAAGGATCCACACCATGGCGGAGGTGCTAGGATTATGA